A portion of the Zootoca vivipara chromosome 6, rZooViv1.1, whole genome shotgun sequence genome contains these proteins:
- the CEACAM19 gene encoding carcinoembryonic antigen-related cell adhesion molecule 19 isoform X1, whose protein sequence is MPAVGPTFPISLSPCRLTSRVGLGLGMCGGEAQEERKAGKAEAERSLPDLVSSSSAEGSHPKEARETPGAGGGGGGSSNWHRTTLWNGTRKKPRCPADCPVSVLTSEVLFSLGGGHLLNFGQLPPRTTMQSLTSRVPFPGEFLLVACLVGLWAPLSQATIGSVPVVSIPETPAEGQNVTFAVVNVTGTIRQIDWYRGVATDGSTRLFSYFPGNGNPQRNGVRHTGREFGFPNGSLLITRVRPNDSKVYTVMLLMRPKGSLKGSIELQLAHSTTTTPPPTTPTTEAPPVKELTKPSLMLGWIVAGVVVGILLAGAVGAVLVYRFVLQKADPGTGMPGRLDAIGKKPPAPKHGDKEPIYEMMDSPVESPRGEGKEPPPMSGPLPPLPGTCPSLDTNYMELLRRAESIYAEIKR, encoded by the exons ATGCCTGCAGTCGGCCCCACCTTCCCCATCTCTCTGTCACCCTGCCGTCTAACTAGTCGGGTTGGGTTAGGACTGGGAATGTGTGGGGGAGAAGCacaagaggagaggaaggcagggaAGGCGGAGGCAGAAAGATCCCTTCCAGATCTTGTCTCCTCGTCCTCAGCAGAAG gCTCGCACCCCAAAGAGGCCAGAGAGAcaccaggagcaggaggaggaggaggaggaagcagcaattGGCATAGAACCACCCTGTGGAATGGAACAAGGAAGAAACCCAGGTGCCCAGCTGACTGCCCAGTATCGGTTTTAACCTCAGAAGTGTTATTCTCACTTGGAGGGGGTCATCTGCTGAACTTTGGCCAACTTCCACCAAGGACCACCATGCAGAGTTTGACCAGCCGGGTCCCCTTTCCTGGGGAATTCCTGCTAGTAG CCTGCCTTGTGGGCTTGTGGGCTCCCCTGAGCCAAGCTACCATTGGCAGCGTCCCTGTTGTGTCCATCCCGGAGACCCCCGCTGAGGGTCAGAACGTCACATTTGCCGTGGTCAACGTGACGGGCACTATTCGCCAAATCGACTGGTACCGAGGCGTGGCGACGGACGGTTCGACCCGGCTCTTCAGTTACTTCCCTGGGAACGGCAACCCGCAGCGGAACGGGGTGCGACATACAGGGAGGGAATTTGGCTTCCCCAACGGGTCCCTTCTCATCACCAGGGTCAGGCCCAACGACAGCAAGGTCTACACCGTGATGCTTCTGATGCGCCCCAAAGGCTCTCTCAAAGGGTCCATCGAACTTCAGCTGGCAC ACTCAACTACTACCACCCCAccacctacaactcccaccacagAGGCACCTCCTGTGAAGGAGCTCACCAAACCTTCTTTGATGCTGGGCTGGATTGTTGCTGGAGTCGTGGTTGGCATCCTGCTAGCGGGGGCTGTCGGGGCTGTCCTGGTCTACCGCTTCGTCTTACAGAAGGCAGACCCAGGCACGGG GATGCCAGGAAGACTGGATGCAATAGGGAAAAAGCCACCAGCACCCAAACATG GTGACAAGGAGCCCATTTATGAAATGATGGATTCGCCTGTGGAATCGCccagaggagaagggaaggagcCTCCCCCAATGTCTGGACCTCTCCCT CCTCTGCCGGGTACTTGCCCCAGTCTGGACACAAACTACATG gAGTTACTACGCAGAGCAGAATCTATTTACGCCGAGATCAAGAGGTGA
- the CEACAM19 gene encoding carcinoembryonic antigen-related cell adhesion molecule 19 isoform X2, which produces MPAVGPTFPISLSPCRLTSRVGLGLGMCGGEAQEERKAGKAEAERSLPDLVSSSSAEGSHPKEARETPGAGGGGGGSSNWHRTTLWNGTRKKPRCPADCPVSVLTSEVLFSLGGGHLLNFGQLPPRTTMQSLTSRVPFPGEFLLVACLVGLWAPLSQATIGSVPVVSIPETPAEGQNVTFAVVNVTGTIRQIDWYRGVATDGSTRLFSYFPGNGNPQRNGVRHTGREFGFPNGSLLITRVRPNDSKVYTVMLLMRPKGSLKGSIELQLAHSTTTTPPPTTPTTEAPPVKELTKPSLMLGWIVAGVVVGILLAGAVGAVLVYRFVLQKADPGTGMPGRLDAIGKKPPAPKHGDKEPIYEMMDSPVESPRGEGKEPPPMSGPLPKCKPVITLCSLQAGPTTGTTKGSIA; this is translated from the exons ATGCCTGCAGTCGGCCCCACCTTCCCCATCTCTCTGTCACCCTGCCGTCTAACTAGTCGGGTTGGGTTAGGACTGGGAATGTGTGGGGGAGAAGCacaagaggagaggaaggcagggaAGGCGGAGGCAGAAAGATCCCTTCCAGATCTTGTCTCCTCGTCCTCAGCAGAAG gCTCGCACCCCAAAGAGGCCAGAGAGAcaccaggagcaggaggaggaggaggaggaagcagcaattGGCATAGAACCACCCTGTGGAATGGAACAAGGAAGAAACCCAGGTGCCCAGCTGACTGCCCAGTATCGGTTTTAACCTCAGAAGTGTTATTCTCACTTGGAGGGGGTCATCTGCTGAACTTTGGCCAACTTCCACCAAGGACCACCATGCAGAGTTTGACCAGCCGGGTCCCCTTTCCTGGGGAATTCCTGCTAGTAG CCTGCCTTGTGGGCTTGTGGGCTCCCCTGAGCCAAGCTACCATTGGCAGCGTCCCTGTTGTGTCCATCCCGGAGACCCCCGCTGAGGGTCAGAACGTCACATTTGCCGTGGTCAACGTGACGGGCACTATTCGCCAAATCGACTGGTACCGAGGCGTGGCGACGGACGGTTCGACCCGGCTCTTCAGTTACTTCCCTGGGAACGGCAACCCGCAGCGGAACGGGGTGCGACATACAGGGAGGGAATTTGGCTTCCCCAACGGGTCCCTTCTCATCACCAGGGTCAGGCCCAACGACAGCAAGGTCTACACCGTGATGCTTCTGATGCGCCCCAAAGGCTCTCTCAAAGGGTCCATCGAACTTCAGCTGGCAC ACTCAACTACTACCACCCCAccacctacaactcccaccacagAGGCACCTCCTGTGAAGGAGCTCACCAAACCTTCTTTGATGCTGGGCTGGATTGTTGCTGGAGTCGTGGTTGGCATCCTGCTAGCGGGGGCTGTCGGGGCTGTCCTGGTCTACCGCTTCGTCTTACAGAAGGCAGACCCAGGCACGGG GATGCCAGGAAGACTGGATGCAATAGGGAAAAAGCCACCAGCACCCAAACATG GTGACAAGGAGCCCATTTATGAAATGATGGATTCGCCTGTGGAATCGCccagaggagaagggaaggagcCTCCCCCAATGTCTGGACCTCTCCCT AAATGTAAGCCCGTCATCACGCTTTGCAGTTTGCAAGCCGGCCCGACCACTGGGACTACAAAGGGAAGCATCGCCTGA
- the LOC118087878 gene encoding pregnancy-specific beta-1-glycoprotein 8, whose translation MGLPNSRQGAQKVMLLAGFLLSCMLQFAPAQSQSQLSLTPEPNDPLMGKDVKLSLKGAPQQFTQCQWFRQSHSGRAENIFTHFGEQTQRPLVKGRGHTGRETLKDKCSLYISRLTQSDKGNYTVVIQDQQTGRNYSVSYYLRISNLISIILNPQRPEPGQDLTLTPQNAPREFNFCKWVIHPSSRKEKVLEYSPGGGDQQNPSQDRATLKSDCSLHIRQLDNSDTGNYTVEIESSLKQQQQPGQGTSPQEPEGGDYQIHKGQLYLDVLRQSAHGSQKGRASASLTYSAAVVAGTLFGSLAWADALVPVFSGLFCSLTSLSRKVAP comes from the exons ATGGGTCTCCCCAACAGCCGACAGGGAGCACAGAAGGTCATGCTTCTGGCAG gCTTCCTCCTAAGCTGCATGCTGCAGTTCGCGCCAGCACAGTCTCAATCCCAGTTGTCTTTGACCCCTGAGCCAAATGACCCTTTGATGGGCAAGGATGTCAAGCTGTCTCTGAAGGGCGCCCCCCAGCAGTTCACGCAGTGCCAGTGGTTCAGGCAAAGCCACTCGGGGAGAGCGGAGAACATCTTCACACACTTTGGGGAGCAGACTCAGAGGCCACTGGTAAAAGGCCGTGGACACACTGGACGGGAGACATTGAAAGACAAATGCTCCTTGTATATCTCGAGGTTGACACAGTCCGATAAGGGGAATTACACCGTGGTGATACAGGACCAGCAAACGGGGAGAAACTACTCTGTCTCTTATTATTTGCGTATCTCAA ACCTCATCTCCATAATCCTCAACCCGCAACGTCCTGAACCAGGTCAGGACCTCACCCTGACCCCACAAAATGCCCCGAGGGAATTTAACTTTTGCAAGTGGGTCATACATCCCAGTAGCAGGAAAGAAAAAGTTCTCGAATACAGCCCAGGGGGCGGAGATCAGCAGAACCCGTCCCAAGACAGAGCGACTTTGAAGTCAGATTGCTCCTTGCACATCAGGCAGCTTGATAATTCTGACACCGGCAACTACACGGTGGAGATCGAATCTTctttgaagcagcagcaacaaccaggGCAGGGGACATCCCCCCAGGAACCTGAAGGAGGAGACTATCAGATACACAAGGGACAGCTCTATCTTGACGTCCTCCGACAATCTG CTCATGGCTCCCAAAAAGGTCGTGCCTCTGCCTCTTTGACCTACAGCGCAGCAGTCGTCGCCGGGACCTTGTTTGGATCGCTCGCCTGGGCAGACGCCCTGGTGCCCGTCTTCTCCGGGCTATTCT GCTCCCTCACTTCCCTGAGTCGCAAAGTCGCCCCATGA